A window from Bacteroidetes Order II. bacterium encodes these proteins:
- a CDS encoding ZIP family metal transporter gives MMTFLPVFLTGMAAFAANWLGIWLVSRRGAWAKRFEHDLISVAAGLVVGIAFLHFGPELAHHAPEQFAWMLVPFLSLYVLEHHFAPHFHHGHSHDDCENHHKQVGLMTAIGFGVHSVFDGLAIGAGFAYDWQIGLMAALAILVHEIPEGIATYAILRYSGHSEQAAFRKALLVAAITPVMAVLSFMILPAERHDVLGWAMALATGSLFYIGAADLLPEAAHKPGWRPTLLILAGLGIAYGLTVFGHHHG, from the coding sequence ATGATGACGTTTTTACCTGTTTTTCTTACTGGAATGGCAGCTTTTGCGGCCAATTGGCTGGGTATTTGGCTGGTTAGTCGCCGTGGAGCATGGGCCAAACGTTTTGAACATGACCTGATTTCGGTTGCCGCTGGGCTCGTGGTGGGCATTGCTTTTTTGCATTTTGGTCCAGAACTGGCCCATCATGCGCCGGAGCAATTTGCTTGGATGCTGGTTCCGTTTCTGAGTCTGTATGTATTAGAGCACCATTTTGCGCCACATTTTCATCATGGTCACTCGCACGATGATTGTGAAAATCACCACAAACAAGTGGGGCTGATGACCGCCATCGGGTTTGGGGTTCATTCTGTGTTCGATGGACTGGCCATTGGTGCCGGCTTTGCATACGACTGGCAGATTGGCCTGATGGCTGCACTGGCAATTTTGGTTCATGAAATACCGGAAGGCATTGCTACGTATGCCATTCTTCGGTATAGTGGCCATTCTGAGCAAGCGGCTTTCCGAAAGGCACTGTTGGTCGCCGCCATTACGCCCGTTATGGCGGTCTTGAGCTTTATGATATTGCCTGCCGAACGTCATGATGTGCTGGGCTGGGCCATGGCGCTTGCAACAGGTTCACTGTTTTATATCGGAGCTGCGGATTTGCTCCCCGAAGCAGCTCATAAACCCGGATGGCGGCCCACACTACTGATTTTGGCTGGGCTGGGTATTGCGTATGGGCTTACTGTGTTTGGCCATCATCATGGATAG
- the hrcA gene encoding heat-inducible transcription repressor HrcA, which translates to MTHSSSTNSGRILTDREQAVLRAVVQRFIQTADPVGSRTLSKEFIPGLSAATIRNTMSDLEEWGYLDHPYTSAGRVPTDMGYRTYVDELMDVVQIPASEALFIREEIASSARDTERLLRETAKLMGKFTNLLAIALTPRLSKGILHRLDVVPLASDRAMFIISVEGGLVKTIVMEVASALNRFALDRVVQLLNERLSGLSLDEIRRTFAPRMRDLSESDPTGVVRLVMQKADVLFNELPEERRVQLSGTTHLMHQPEFREPEQIQRIMGLIEHEEVVVQLLERHAHLTRGGKEQIRITIGRENETEAVDSYSLVTANYKMQNAIGTISLIGPRRMDYARAVALIEYVSKLLGKL; encoded by the coding sequence ATGACGCATTCTTCTTCTACCAACAGCGGGAGAATTCTGACTGATCGTGAACAGGCGGTATTACGTGCTGTGGTGCAGCGGTTTATCCAGACGGCAGACCCCGTAGGCTCTCGAACGCTTTCCAAGGAATTTATTCCAGGGCTGAGCGCGGCTACGATCCGCAATACCATGAGCGATCTCGAAGAATGGGGTTATCTGGATCATCCCTACACATCTGCGGGGCGGGTCCCCACGGATATGGGCTATCGGACGTATGTGGACGAATTGATGGATGTGGTTCAGATTCCGGCCTCCGAAGCCCTCTTTATACGGGAAGAGATTGCTTCTTCGGCACGGGATACCGAGCGGCTTTTGCGGGAAACAGCCAAGTTAATGGGGAAGTTCACCAATTTACTGGCCATTGCCCTCACGCCCCGTCTCTCAAAAGGTATTTTGCATCGGTTAGATGTGGTTCCATTGGCCTCCGATCGGGCGATGTTTATCATTAGCGTGGAAGGAGGTTTAGTGAAAACGATTGTTATGGAAGTGGCTTCGGCACTCAACCGTTTTGCCTTAGACCGAGTTGTACAATTGCTCAATGAACGACTTTCCGGACTATCGTTAGACGAGATCCGTCGAACCTTTGCCCCACGAATGCGAGACCTAAGTGAATCGGATCCGACAGGCGTGGTGAGGTTGGTGATGCAAAAAGCGGATGTATTGTTCAATGAATTGCCCGAAGAGCGTCGTGTACAGTTAAGTGGAACCACCCATCTAATGCACCAACCGGAGTTTCGGGAGCCAGAACAGATTCAGCGGATTATGGGCCTGATTGAGCATGAAGAAGTGGTTGTGCAGCTACTGGAACGCCATGCGCACCTCACAAGAGGTGGCAAGGAGCAAATCCGCATCACTATAGGGCGGGAAAATGAAACAGAGGCGGTGGATTCGTACTCTTTGGTTACGGCCAATTATAAGATGCAAAATGCCATTGGTACCATTAGCCTCATTGGGCCGCGCCGGATGGACTATGCCCGTGCCGTCGCCTTGATTGAATATGTTTCAAAACTTTTGGGAAAACTCTGA